The genomic window AACGTGATGAGCATGGGGCGGGGTGAGGGTCTCGGTGAAGCGCGTGCGTCCGGGAACTTACGAGCCGCCGAAAGGATGAAGGCGAGGCAACCCACCGGCGGCGGCGGCGTAGATGTTGCATGTGGCCGAGCCCGCCGTACCTTACCGCCGCCCGGCTGCCGCCCTGGCACGGTCATCCCGAGCGCACGCTGACTCTGCATCGCAGCGCACTATGAGCATGTTCGAGTTCGAAGACTACGACGAAGGACGAGGCGACGAGGCGCTGCGAGACCTCGTACGAGCCTACGAAGACGACCTCCGGCGCGGCGGAAACCGGTACTTCGACTCCGAGGCCCTGGAAGAAATTGCCACCCACTACTTCGAGCGCGGGCGGTTCGAGACGGCGCTCGGCGTCATCGACCGGCTCATCGGCACCCACCCCTACTCCTCCGACGCCTGGCTGCGGCGCGGCGTGCTGCTCAACAACCTCGACCGCCACGACGAGGCGCTCGCCGCCTACGACGAGGCCCTCGCGCTGAACCCCGTCGACCCTGAGACGCTCCTCAACCGCGGCATCACGCTCGACAACCTCGACCGGTCCACCGAGGCGATGGAGGCCTACCGGGAGGTGCTCGGCGTGGACCCGACGAACGAGGAAGCGCTCTTCAACCAGGGCATCACGCTCGAGAAGCTCGGCCGGTTCGACGAGGCCGTCGAGGCGCTCCGGCGCTGCGCTGCGCTTCACCCCGAGCACCCCGAGATCTGGTACGAACTCGGCTACTGCCTCGACCACGCCGAGCGCTTCGAGGAGAGCGTCGCGGCCTACGACCGGCAGATCGAACTCGACCCGTACTCGCAGAACGCGTGGTACAACCGCGGCATCGTCCTCAACCGGATGGAGCGCTACGCCGACGCTGTCGAGAGCTACGGCTTCGCGCTCGCCATCGACGACAGCTTTGCCTCGGCGCACTACAACAAGGGCAACGCGCTCGCCAACATGGGGGAGCTGCAGGACGCCGTGGCGAGCTACCTCAAGGTGCTCGAATACGAGGAGGGCGACGCCTCTACCTACTACAACGTCGGCCTCGCCTACGAGGAACTCGGCGACTACACGACGGCGGTGACCTACTTCCGCCGCGCCGTGCAGGACGACGCGGAGTACCCCGAGGCGTGGTACGGGATGGGCTGCTGCTACGACGCCCTCGAGCGCCACACCGACGCGCTGCGCTGCTTCGCCCGCGCCCTCCAGCTCCGCCCCGAGGTCGGCGAGTTCTGGTACGCCCGCGCCGACAGCGAGTACAACGCCGGACTGCTGGCCGAGTCGCTCCGCTCCTACGGCCGCGTCGTCGAGCTGGAGCCGACCAACGAGGAGGCATGGCTCGACCTCGGCGAGACGCTCTTCGAGGCGGGCCACCTGCCCGATGCGCTCGACGCT from Bacteroidota bacterium includes these protein-coding regions:
- a CDS encoding tetratricopeptide repeat protein, translating into MFEFEDYDEGRGDEALRDLVRAYEDDLRRGGNRYFDSEALEEIATHYFERGRFETALGVIDRLIGTHPYSSDAWLRRGVLLNNLDRHDEALAAYDEALALNPVDPETLLNRGITLDNLDRSTEAMEAYREVLGVDPTNEEALFNQGITLEKLGRFDEAVEALRRCAALHPEHPEIWYELGYCLDHAERFEESVAAYDRQIELDPYSQNAWYNRGIVLNRMERYADAVESYGFALAIDDSFASAHYNKGNALANMGELQDAVASYLKVLEYEEGDASTYYNVGLAYEELGDYTTAVTYFRRAVQDDAEYPEAWYGMGCCYDALERHTDALRCFARALQLRPEVGEFWYARADSEYNAGLLAESLRSYGRVVELEPTNEEAWLDLGETLFEAGHLPDALDAYRKAAGVNPHLSEAHVHQAKVLFALERHTEATAALRRAFELDPSVRDEIRNHYPDLAADARLRSLLGSDERTRRTR